One segment of Ureibacillus thermophilus DNA contains the following:
- a CDS encoding ComF family protein produces MNRTEIKNCLLCNKPLHTQMDWKRLFIRSFPKTICQECEEKFEPYSHEQKDEVVSLYHYNKAMQDFLHRYKFMHDVLLAKVFSEKIHHHLKNRKELIVPIPIHPEKLKERTFSHVDELLKQAQIPFVHLLEKTTTETQGGKTREQRLKTPQLFRLKENVQIYGKEILLVDDIYTTGTTIQHAKKALIEGGAKSVKAFTLIKVGGFHN; encoded by the coding sequence ATGAACCGCACGGAAATTAAAAATTGTTTGCTTTGCAATAAACCGCTGCACACTCAAATGGATTGGAAGCGGCTTTTCATCAGATCTTTTCCAAAAACCATTTGCCAAGAATGCGAAGAAAAATTTGAGCCGTATTCTCATGAACAAAAAGATGAAGTAGTTTCCTTATATCACTACAATAAGGCGATGCAAGATTTCTTGCACCGATATAAATTCATGCATGATGTGCTGCTTGCAAAAGTATTTTCTGAAAAAATCCACCATCACTTAAAAAACAGAAAAGAACTGATCGTACCTATTCCAATTCACCCGGAAAAATTAAAAGAACGCACCTTCTCCCACGTAGATGAATTGCTTAAGCAAGCGCAAATCCCTTTTGTTCATCTTCTTGAAAAAACGACGACAGAAACTCAAGGGGGAAAGACAAGGGAACAACGGCTAAAAACGCCCCAACTTTTTCGGTTAAAAGAAAATGTGCAAATCTACGGAAAAGAAATTCTTTTAGTAGATGACATTTATACAACCGGAACGACAATTCAGCATGCTAAAAAAGCGCTTATAGAAGGAGGGGCAAAATCAGTAAAAGCCTTTACCCTCATAAAAGTTGGAGGATTTCATAACTAA
- a CDS encoding sensor histidine kinase, with amino-acid sequence MYLDEKNKIDFQSIDFIFNRMIESITSSKNDIFVICEQSRRTYEEMKIELESIKQKLKVIISNSDSLARQTQLAKHRLVEVSKNFEKYSEQQIREAYEMAHNLQMKLSLSETEEKILREKRDDLERRLKSLYDTIQRADHIVNQVNVVLNYLTSDLKNVGAALEEAKLKHEFGIKIIAAQEEERKKLSREIHDGPAQMMANVLMRADLIEKIYRDRGIEEAMKEISELKSSVRAALSEVRRIIYDLRPMALDDLGIVPTLKKYLSTVMDYNKGIDIHFQSYNSETRLPSNYEVAIFRLVQECVNNAVKHANPTEIWVRLEWSKSHLNVIVKDNGRGFNLDEKREQSFGIIGMRERVEILDGSMEIKTKIGSGTIVMFKIPYPNK; translated from the coding sequence ATGTATTTAGATGAAAAAAACAAAATTGACTTCCAATCAATTGATTTTATTTTTAATCGAATGATTGAGAGTATTACCAGTTCGAAAAATGATATTTTTGTCATTTGCGAGCAAAGCCGCAGAACATACGAAGAAATGAAAATCGAATTGGAATCGATAAAACAAAAATTAAAAGTGATTATAAGCAACAGCGATTCTTTAGCGAGGCAAACGCAGCTAGCCAAGCATCGGCTAGTGGAAGTGAGCAAAAACTTCGAGAAATATTCAGAACAGCAAATCCGCGAAGCCTATGAAATGGCCCATAATTTACAAATGAAATTGTCGCTTTCTGAAACGGAAGAAAAAATCTTGCGGGAGAAACGCGATGACCTTGAACGTCGTCTAAAATCATTGTACGATACAATCCAACGGGCAGACCATATTGTAAATCAAGTAAATGTCGTGTTGAATTATTTAACATCTGATTTGAAAAACGTTGGGGCTGCTTTGGAAGAAGCCAAACTTAAACATGAATTTGGCATAAAAATCATTGCTGCCCAAGAAGAAGAAAGAAAAAAACTATCCCGAGAAATCCATGATGGTCCTGCCCAAATGATGGCAAATGTGTTGATGCGAGCAGATTTAATTGAAAAAATATACCGGGATCGTGGTATAGAAGAAGCGATGAAAGAAATTTCAGAGCTCAAGTCATCAGTGCGAGCAGCCTTGTCTGAGGTCCGAAGAATCATTTACGATTTGCGCCCTATGGCTTTAGATGATTTAGGAATTGTACCGACATTGAAAAAATATTTATCTACTGTCATGGATTATAATAAAGGCATAGATATACATTTTCAATCTTACAATAGTGAAACAAGATTACCTTCCAATTACGAAGTGGCTATCTTTCGCTTAGTGCAAGAATGTGTGAATAATGCTGTCAAACATGCAAACCCGACTGAAATTTGGGTAAGACTCGAGTGGAGTAAGAGCCATTTAAATGTTATTGTTAAAGATAACGGCCGCGGCTTTAACCTCGATGAAAAAAGGGAACAGTCATTTGGCATTATTGGCATGAGAGAACGAGTGGAAATTTTAGACGGTTCGATGGAGATTAAAACAAAAATTGGTAGTGGAACGATTGTTATGTTTAAAATTCCATATCCAAATAAATAA
- a CDS encoding response regulator transcription factor, which yields MTKIIIIDDHQLFREGVKRILEFEESFEVVAEGDDGSDIISLYKEHMPDVVLMDINMPGKNGVEATAELIREFPDAKVIMLSIHDDESYVTHALKSGALGYMLKEMDADEIVEAIKVVANGGSYLHPKVTKNLVAEFRRLSEHENKGRFHQTEIRRPFHLLTKRECEVLQLLTDGQSNRAIGETLFISEKTVKNHVSSILQKMNVNDRTQAVVTAIKNGWVEVR from the coding sequence GTGACAAAAATCATCATTATTGACGATCATCAATTGTTCCGTGAAGGAGTTAAGCGCATTTTGGAATTTGAAGAATCTTTTGAGGTTGTTGCTGAAGGCGACGATGGTAGCGACATCATTAGTTTATATAAAGAGCATATGCCAGATGTAGTGTTAATGGATATTAACATGCCAGGGAAAAATGGTGTAGAAGCAACAGCGGAGTTAATTAGAGAATTCCCGGATGCAAAGGTGATCATGCTTTCCATTCATGATGACGAATCCTATGTAACTCATGCATTGAAATCCGGTGCATTAGGGTACATGCTAAAAGAAATGGATGCCGATGAAATTGTAGAAGCAATCAAAGTAGTGGCTAACGGCGGTTCTTATTTGCATCCGAAAGTAACAAAAAACTTAGTGGCTGAGTTCCGCCGCTTAAGCGAACATGAAAATAAAGGAAGATTCCATCAAACAGAAATTCGCCGTCCATTCCACTTATTGACAAAACGCGAATGTGAAGTATTGCAATTGTTGACGGATGGACAATCCAACCGCGCAATTGGCGAAACATTGTTCATTTCTGAAAAAACAGTGAAAAACCACGTATCCAGCATTCTTCAAAAAATGAATGTCAACGACCGTACTCAAGCAGTTGTAACGGCCATTAAAAACGGTTGGGTCGAAGTAAGATAA
- a CDS encoding DEAD/DEAH box helicase — protein sequence MKYKGIIAEPEMRDFFAGKICPPEHTPFSKEKIHQYIEKCFLKITPAISIEQSIFSKKKYICNRCLNDNQEEFVEFDCARCGKVCVYCRHCINMGRMTSCTELLLWNGPMPKFPKRHDFKWNGTFTKLQQKASNELLESMKERRNHLLHAVCGAGKTEILFPAVFHCLQKGLRICIASPRTDVVLELFPRFQQVFPNTIIHALYGDAPKQKGLAQLVIATTHQLYRFEKAFDVVIVDEADAFPYTFDLTLQKAVRKAKRQGAPVALVTATPSVALLSKAKKEGWGYSFISKRYHGHPLPVPRFEPLWFYERQINKGRIPKKLAQWTKIRIERKEPFFIFFPTVQLMQQAGPLFQQIHPDILSVHAKDPDRKEKVMKLRNEEIPGLLTTTILERGVTIRNVQVAVVGAESKIFTSSALIQISGRVGRNANYPKGDIVFFHHGISAQMDAARNEILRLNWEGGPNEPHGN from the coding sequence ATGAAATATAAAGGAATCATCGCAGAGCCTGAAATGCGGGATTTCTTTGCCGGTAAAATATGTCCGCCAGAACACACGCCTTTTTCAAAAGAAAAAATCCATCAATATATTGAAAAATGCTTTTTGAAAATAACACCAGCCATATCAATAGAACAATCAATCTTCTCTAAGAAAAAATACATATGCAATCGATGCCTTAATGACAACCAAGAAGAATTTGTAGAATTTGACTGTGCCCGATGCGGAAAAGTCTGCGTTTATTGCAGGCATTGCATCAATATGGGGAGAATGACGAGTTGTACGGAGCTGCTTCTTTGGAATGGTCCGATGCCCAAATTTCCAAAACGCCACGATTTCAAATGGAATGGCACTTTTACAAAGCTGCAGCAAAAGGCTTCAAATGAATTGTTAGAAAGCATGAAAGAACGGAGAAACCATCTTCTTCATGCGGTGTGTGGTGCAGGAAAGACGGAGATTTTATTTCCCGCCGTTTTCCATTGTTTGCAGAAAGGTTTAAGAATTTGTATTGCCTCCCCAAGAACAGATGTTGTATTAGAGTTATTTCCCCGGTTTCAACAAGTTTTTCCGAATACTATTATTCACGCTTTGTATGGAGATGCACCAAAGCAAAAGGGACTTGCGCAGCTTGTCATCGCCACTACGCATCAGCTTTATCGCTTTGAGAAGGCCTTTGATGTTGTCATTGTGGATGAAGCCGATGCTTTTCCCTATACCTTTGATTTAACTTTGCAAAAAGCTGTTAGGAAGGCGAAAAGGCAAGGGGCTCCTGTTGCGCTTGTCACGGCCACGCCATCTGTTGCCCTTTTGTCGAAAGCGAAGAAAGAGGGATGGGGATACTCTTTTATTTCAAAAAGATATCATGGCCACCCGCTTCCTGTCCCACGCTTTGAGCCTCTTTGGTTTTACGAACGGCAAATCAACAAAGGGAGAATACCAAAAAAACTAGCCCAGTGGACGAAAATACGTATAGAGCGCAAGGAGCCGTTTTTTATTTTCTTTCCGACCGTTCAACTCATGCAACAGGCGGGACCATTATTTCAACAAATCCACCCTGATATATTAAGCGTCCATGCCAAAGATCCAGATAGAAAAGAAAAAGTCATGAAACTGCGGAATGAAGAAATACCTGGGTTATTAACAACTACAATTCTTGAGAGGGGCGTGACTATTCGAAATGTACAGGTGGCGGTTGTGGGAGCGGAGTCAAAAATCTTCACATCCAGCGCATTAATTCAAATCAGCGGGCGTGTTGGAAGAAATGCCAACTATCCAAAAGGGGATATCGTTTTTTTTCATCATGGAATCTCAGCCCAAATGGATGCGGCAAGAAATGAAATTCTAAGATTAAACTGGGAAGGAGGGCCAAATGAACCGCACGGAAATTAA
- a CDS encoding TIGR03826 family flagellar region protein: MGEVRTCPSCGEFFNYVGVRDVCYKCAQKEEEMYQMVYRFLRKRENRAATVERIVEATGVDKELLYKWVRKGRLHPAVFPNLGYPCDNCGRLTTTGKLCERCAKELKDDLRAFEAAKEFRENIQKSERATYLSNQDKKEK, translated from the coding sequence TTGGGTGAAGTCCGGACTTGTCCAAGCTGCGGCGAGTTTTTTAATTATGTCGGAGTAAGAGACGTTTGTTATAAATGCGCGCAAAAAGAAGAAGAAATGTATCAAATGGTTTATCGATTCTTAAGAAAAAGAGAAAATCGTGCGGCAACAGTGGAGCGGATTGTTGAGGCCACTGGTGTAGATAAGGAATTATTATATAAATGGGTTCGCAAAGGTCGCCTTCATCCTGCGGTTTTTCCGAACTTGGGCTACCCATGTGATAATTGCGGCCGTTTGACGACAACCGGAAAACTTTGCGAACGTTGTGCAAAAGAATTGAAAGATGATTTGCGCGCTTTTGAAGCGGCGAAAGAATTCAGGGAAAATATCCAGAAGAGCGAACGCGCTACATATTTATCGAATCAGGATAAAAAAGAGAAATGA
- a CDS encoding DegV family protein, which yields MSIAVVTDSTAYLSPEERKRHNIYMIPLSVTLDDGVFEEEFEIQAEEFYTKVREAKTFPKTSQPSIGKFIELFEMLAKDYDEVICIHLSSGISGTYQSALQAGNLVEGITIHGFDSEISCAPQGFYALQAAKMAKEGKTSAEILETLEELKRQMRAYFIVDDLSHLQRGGRLSSAAAIVGGLLQIKPILHFENKVIVPYEKIRTKKKAMNRVEELLAQDAEKYERIYAMLIHANREQEAREWMAKLQEKFPNVEFSLSYFGPVIGTHLGEGSLGLGWVPEIKK from the coding sequence ATGAGCATCGCAGTTGTAACCGATAGTACAGCTTATTTATCGCCCGAAGAACGTAAGAGGCATAATATTTATATGATTCCTTTAAGCGTCACATTGGATGACGGTGTATTTGAAGAGGAATTTGAAATTCAAGCAGAAGAATTTTATACAAAAGTGCGTGAAGCAAAAACATTTCCTAAAACTTCTCAGCCCTCCATTGGCAAATTCATCGAGTTATTTGAAATGTTAGCAAAAGACTATGATGAAGTTATTTGCATACATTTATCCAGCGGCATCAGCGGCACTTATCAAAGTGCTTTGCAAGCCGGAAACTTGGTGGAGGGTATTACGATACATGGCTTTGATAGCGAAATTTCCTGCGCACCCCAAGGATTTTATGCGTTGCAGGCAGCGAAAATGGCCAAAGAAGGAAAAACTTCTGCTGAGATTTTAGAGACTTTAGAAGAGTTAAAAAGGCAAATGAGGGCTTATTTTATTGTGGATGACTTGTCCCATTTGCAAAGAGGAGGAAGACTATCTTCAGCGGCAGCAATAGTAGGCGGATTGCTGCAAATTAAACCGATTCTTCATTTTGAAAATAAAGTCATCGTACCTTATGAAAAGATTCGCACAAAGAAAAAAGCCATGAACCGAGTGGAAGAGCTGCTCGCGCAAGATGCAGAAAAATATGAACGCATTTATGCTATGTTGATACATGCCAATCGTGAGCAGGAAGCGCGGGAATGGATGGCGAAATTGCAAGAAAAGTTTCCAAACGTGGAATTTTCTTTAAGCTATTTTGGCCCTGTGATTGGCACACATTTAGGAGAAGGTTCTTTAGGATTAGGGTGGGTGCCGGAAATCAAAAAATAA
- the flgM gene encoding flagellar biosynthesis anti-sigma factor FlgM → MKIYPINTNSVNPYNKTYRNVNAPKAKSSNVDKIEISNVAKELHVVSDYSTERTEKVQRLKKEIQLGQYQVDARKVAEDMLNFYRLK, encoded by the coding sequence GTGAAGATATATCCAATAAATACCAATTCGGTAAATCCGTATAACAAGACCTATCGGAACGTAAATGCTCCAAAAGCAAAGTCTTCAAATGTGGATAAAATCGAAATTTCAAATGTAGCGAAAGAGTTGCATGTAGTATCTGATTACAGCACTGAGCGCACAGAAAAAGTGCAAAGGCTAAAAAAGGAAATTCAGCTTGGCCAATATCAAGTAGATGCACGTAAAGTGGCAGAGGATATGTTGAATTTTTATCGTCTGAAATAA
- a CDS encoding glycosyltransferase family 4 protein, with product MVYVSLAVALIASIILTPIVKRLAFHIGAVDAPNYRKVHQKIMPRLGGLAIFISFLIGLAILRPESPPYESSFMPLSIVLGALVIVITGILDDKYEISAKAKMLGQIIAALIVILLGGVQIDFINLPFDNGILNFGFLSIPLTLLWIVGITNAVNLIDGLDGLAAGVSTIALITLATMAFIMGNMFVLAVAAILACSTIGFLFFNFHPAKIFMGDTGALFLGFMIAVLSMLGFKNLTLVSFIIPVILLGVPISDTFFAIVRRVRNKQKWSDPDKSHLHHCLMRMGFSHRQTVLIIYGIAAMFGVAAIIFSMAKLWGAILLITVILIAIELFVEVVGLAGKNYRPLINLVKMLSK from the coding sequence ATGGTTTACGTGTCTTTAGCAGTGGCGCTAATTGCGTCCATCATACTGACTCCTATTGTTAAACGACTAGCGTTTCACATAGGTGCAGTGGACGCACCGAATTATCGCAAAGTACACCAGAAAATAATGCCCCGTTTAGGTGGATTAGCAATATTTATATCATTTTTAATAGGACTAGCAATCCTACGACCTGAGAGTCCTCCGTATGAAAGTTCATTCATGCCGTTATCGATTGTTTTAGGAGCGTTAGTAATCGTCATTACTGGCATTTTAGATGATAAGTATGAAATTAGCGCAAAGGCAAAAATGTTGGGACAAATCATCGCTGCTTTGATCGTCATCTTATTAGGCGGTGTGCAAATCGACTTCATCAACTTGCCTTTTGATAACGGAATTTTAAATTTTGGATTTTTAAGTATCCCGTTAACATTGTTGTGGATTGTTGGTATTACGAATGCAGTAAACTTAATTGATGGTTTAGATGGACTAGCTGCAGGCGTGTCGACAATAGCATTGATTACTCTTGCTACGATGGCTTTTATTATGGGCAATATGTTCGTTCTTGCTGTTGCCGCAATATTAGCATGTAGTACAATTGGATTTTTATTCTTTAACTTTCATCCAGCGAAAATTTTCATGGGCGATACAGGAGCCCTATTCTTAGGATTTATGATTGCTGTTCTTTCCATGTTAGGTTTCAAAAACTTAACGTTAGTATCGTTCATTATTCCAGTTATTTTATTAGGGGTTCCCATTTCTGATACATTCTTCGCCATTGTACGCCGCGTGCGCAATAAGCAAAAATGGTCAGATCCGGATAAATCCCACTTACATCACTGTTTGATGAGAATGGGCTTTTCCCATCGCCAAACGGTATTGATTATTTACGGAATTGCAGCGATGTTCGGCGTTGCAGCCATCATCTTCTCCATGGCTAAACTTTGGGGAGCAATTCTATTGATCACAGTGATTTTAATCGCTATCGAATTATTTGTTGAAGTGGTTGGTTTGGCTGGGAAAAACTACAGACCGCTTATTAATTTAGTAAAGATGTTAAGTAAATAA
- a CDS encoding flagellar protein FlgN — protein MSVQPIISILEKLEKMHKSLLEHAYRKTELVKNNDMEELDKMLKIEQSHVAAIEQLESQRQQKVVEYFQSKGIEVSSVPTIAELLEAVEDEKERQKLADVRNRLLKVVENLKIQNDLNQQLIFNSLQLVNITLNMLRPQPEEFNYSEKTVRSGNVLRKSMFDSQV, from the coding sequence ATGTCCGTTCAACCGATTATATCGATTTTAGAAAAGCTTGAAAAAATGCATAAAAGTTTGCTGGAGCATGCGTATAGAAAGACGGAGCTTGTGAAAAACAATGACATGGAAGAACTGGATAAAATGTTAAAAATCGAACAATCCCATGTGGCTGCAATCGAACAATTGGAATCCCAGCGCCAACAGAAGGTCGTGGAATATTTTCAGTCAAAAGGCATCGAAGTGTCTAGTGTTCCAACGATTGCGGAGTTATTGGAAGCGGTGGAAGACGAAAAAGAGCGGCAAAAGTTAGCGGATGTTCGCAATCGATTATTGAAAGTAGTTGAAAATTTAAAAATTCAAAATGATTTGAATCAGCAGCTGATTTTCAATTCGCTGCAGCTTGTGAACATCACGCTGAATATGTTGCGCCCTCAGCCTGAAGAGTTCAATTATTCGGAGAAAACTGTACGCAGCGGTAATGTCTTGCGAAAGTCGATGTTCGATTCGCAGGTTTAG
- a CDS encoding nuclear transport factor 2 family protein, whose amino-acid sequence MKKWLILVVAAIFLLTACKDTDESKKTPSESEENAAEQSDDSVGFEMVGDQFMEAENIPADEKVKILAAFDEYINSFNARDIERYGNVLSEKATGFDYEEEIEVVKETFKNHDVTLVPSDATIIKYSDNEAQVAANIDYHVKEHGTDATLNRTVRQVTIFVKENDDWKITRIVGMEKMDQ is encoded by the coding sequence ATGAAGAAATGGCTAATTCTAGTAGTAGCAGCAATATTTCTGCTAACTGCTTGTAAAGATACAGACGAATCGAAAAAAACTCCATCTGAATCTGAAGAAAATGCTGCGGAGCAATCTGATGATTCCGTAGGCTTTGAAATGGTTGGAGATCAATTTATGGAAGCAGAAAATATTCCAGCAGATGAAAAGGTGAAAATCCTCGCTGCCTTTGATGAATATATTAATTCCTTTAATGCCAGAGACATTGAACGCTACGGAAATGTCCTTTCCGAAAAAGCAACTGGTTTTGATTATGAGGAAGAAATTGAAGTAGTCAAGGAAACATTTAAAAATCATGATGTCACTTTAGTTCCGTCGGATGCAACCATTATTAAATACAGTGATAATGAAGCGCAAGTTGCTGCAAATATTGACTATCATGTAAAAGAACATGGTACCGATGCAACACTTAATCGAACAGTAAGACAAGTAACGATTTTTGTGAAAGAAAATGATGATTGGAAAATTACGCGAATTGTCGGTATGGAAAAAATGGATCAGTGA
- a CDS encoding LCP family protein — translation MSRKIKRKKRSSKLTLALKVFAILAASFLICASAYGIYLTKKAEFAAKQSYEEIENRQSSPKRETKAEAITDNVSILFIGVDDSEVRAQGSDHSRSDALMLMTLNREEKTVKLVSIPRDSYVYIPEVGYKDKITHAHAFGGTPATIETVEELFDIPIDYYVRMNFNAFIDVVDALDGIDLEVNIPYAFYEKDENDRYSIYLEPGYHHLDGREALALARTRKHDTDIARGERQQDIIKAIAKKALSVSSITKYDDVIMAIGDNMKTNLTFDEMKSFFYYFSGGMPQIDSLTLQGAGDMSTGIYYYMLDEESLEETKQILKSHLGLIPSKIKSNISEISSDDEEDTDVSYSPSLE, via the coding sequence ATGAGTAGAAAAATTAAAAGAAAAAAACGCTCGTCGAAATTAACACTTGCACTAAAAGTATTTGCAATTTTGGCGGCTTCATTCCTCATTTGCGCATCTGCTTATGGAATTTATTTAACAAAAAAAGCAGAATTTGCAGCAAAACAGTCTTATGAAGAAATTGAGAATAGACAGTCTTCTCCAAAAAGAGAGACGAAAGCGGAAGCAATCACCGACAATGTGTCCATTTTGTTCATCGGTGTGGATGACAGCGAAGTGCGGGCTCAAGGTTCCGATCATTCCCGCTCTGATGCATTGATGTTAATGACACTGAACCGAGAAGAAAAAACAGTGAAATTAGTCAGCATCCCACGCGACTCTTATGTTTATATCCCGGAAGTCGGATATAAAGATAAAATTACCCACGCCCATGCATTTGGAGGCACTCCAGCGACGATTGAAACAGTGGAAGAACTTTTTGATATTCCTATTGATTATTATGTACGCATGAATTTTAATGCGTTTATTGATGTCGTGGATGCACTGGACGGCATTGATTTGGAAGTAAACATTCCATATGCCTTTTATGAAAAAGATGAAAATGACCGCTACTCCATTTATTTAGAGCCTGGGTACCATCATTTAGATGGAAGAGAAGCTTTAGCCCTTGCTCGAACTCGCAAGCACGATACAGATATTGCTCGCGGTGAACGCCAACAGGATATTATTAAAGCTATTGCCAAGAAAGCACTTTCGGTATCCTCTATCACAAAATATGATGATGTGATTATGGCAATCGGCGACAACATGAAAACGAATTTAACGTTTGATGAGATGAAATCATTCTTCTATTATTTCTCAGGCGGCATGCCACAAATCGATTCCCTAACTTTGCAGGGTGCAGGCGATATGTCAACAGGAATTTATTATTATATGCTGGATGAAGAGTCTTTAGAAGAAACGAAACAAATTTTGAAAAGCCATTTAGGACTCATCCCAAGCAAAATAAAGTCCAACATCTCAGAAATCAGCAGCGACGATGAAGAAGATACAGATGTTTCCTATTCACCAAGTTTAGAATAA
- a CDS encoding YigZ family protein → MRKDYKTVKGYGEKEIVISKSRFIAYVDRAETEEEAIEFINKIKKMHYNATHNCSCYMIGEHNQIQKANDDGEPSGTAGVPMLEVLKKQGLQDTVVVVTRYFGGIKLGAGGLVRAYSKATSEGIAAAQVVERRLHHVMKVTIDYTWLGKVENEVRNSIYTLADMQYSDHVDLMIHVLKDDERAFTEWMTELTNGQAKITCIDKIFIEKVIS, encoded by the coding sequence ATGCGAAAGGACTATAAAACTGTAAAAGGTTATGGAGAAAAAGAAATCGTCATTTCCAAATCCCGTTTCATCGCCTATGTTGACAGAGCGGAAACAGAAGAAGAAGCAATTGAATTTATCAATAAAATAAAAAAGATGCATTACAACGCCACTCACAACTGCTCATGTTATATGATTGGCGAGCATAATCAAATTCAAAAAGCCAATGATGATGGGGAACCAAGCGGCACTGCAGGCGTTCCTATGTTAGAGGTACTTAAAAAACAAGGACTTCAAGATACGGTTGTTGTTGTGACACGCTACTTTGGAGGCATTAAGTTGGGGGCTGGCGGCCTTGTTCGTGCATATAGCAAAGCAACATCAGAAGGGATCGCCGCTGCTCAAGTAGTGGAAAGAAGACTGCACCATGTCATGAAAGTAACCATTGATTATACGTGGCTTGGAAAAGTGGAAAATGAAGTTCGAAATTCGATATATACTTTGGCCGATATGCAATATTCTGATCATGTGGATTTGATGATTCATGTGCTAAAAGATGATGAACGAGCGTTTACTGAATGGATGACAGAATTAACCAACGGACAAGCGAAAATTACTTGCATCGACAAAATTTTTATTGAAAAAGTCATCTCCTAG